In the Primulina eburnea isolate SZY01 chromosome 15, ASM2296580v1, whole genome shotgun sequence genome, ATAGAGCTTTTTCGCTACACGGATATCAAAAACTATGAATATATAGCCTGTGTaccaataattttttatatatataatattaataatctttTCTTCATTAATTTCGTTCGTAATAGGAGCTTGGAGAACTTTTTATCGTCATTGTCATTCATATGCGAATTGAATTCTCTAACATTATTGTTATTTTGATTTTCTTGTTAAATGTCCGCAGGATAATCAATTGTTTATTTtctcattattttatatttgtcactaaaatatttatcaatattTTCATCAGTCTGACTTTGAGTTAATCGTACttatctttgttttttttctctttttagcTACCCAAAAAAATATCTTGATGTGATTGGTTGTTGTTTATATCTAACACAATTTTTTAATTATGTCTATTATTGCTATGATTATCTTAGAAATTTGGGATTcatttgtaaattaaataagcaTGCAGATCGTATATGTTGCAATTGTATAATTCGTCATTCATTTTATTAACAAAACTAGCCAAATTGATCATTCCTTAACCTTCAAAAGATCATATGTAACTGGAGGCTATACACCATCTTGGGGTGCTCAGTAGACAGTAACTTGTACAATACTTATGACGGTAATTTAATACAACTACTTATCAAAAAAATTCAGAAGAGCAAAAGTATGTAGTATCAGCATCAGTTTTTTTTCACATTTTGTTCCTCACTGTGGCTTTCTTCCGAATAATCTTCAGATTCTGGTGATTCTGTTTTGTGATTTACATATGGATCGAGGAAGGGGTCAGCGTAATTTGATGCGTGAAAATCTATGAACGGGCCGGAAAGTTGTAGGAATTTTGTTACAAGTTAGATAGAACTACAGATGATATCCAACAAAATCAGATGAACACGTTATGAACAATAATGCAGTTTCTTTTCATTTACAATGTTTATATTCGTTATTTATTCGGGAAAGAACAGATCATTTTGTCTCACAACCTCTGCACAAGATTAATCCCACCCCCTGGCTCATTGATCCGATAAAATCCCGACACCAATCTGATACCCCAAAATGCCAATAAATTTGATCGTAGTTTGCACAGTATTACATCCATCCGGTAGACTCGATCAAACCCatcatttttgttttcattCCATCAACTCCAACGAGTtcagagtatcttgttttcaaAATTCCAAACTTTTAAGATACCCCATTGTGCCAGGAGACTACAATATCGTTAAGCCCCAACTTCAACTCCTCCCAATGCAAATCCCCAAATTCCACCCAACCATCAAACAACTTCAACTCCACCAACCATAATTCTAGAGACACCTCCCAAATCTCCACAGTTAAAATTACCCTTCCCTTAACCAACCCAATCCTGCCAGCCTTCCCTCTCTGTATTCTGTATcctaattcctccccaatcttCATCACCTTCTCTTCAATCTCCCCTGCTTCCATCCCACAAGTAAATCTCATCTCTTTCCTATTCGCCTCGGCCTCAAAAATCCCAGATAAATCCAGCCCAGAAGACATCGTAATTATGTGAAAAGCATTCACTTTCGACAGGGGTTTGAATTCTTTTTGTTCAAGAAACTCGGGTCCCAGATTTCGCTCTGTCTCTGAGCCGAGATTGGGGAGTGAAAATGACTTCTTGAACCAAGAAAGATTGGTTAATTCGTCAAGGCTCAGTCTTGTCTTTGGATTTGGGTCCATGAGCTTATAAATTATACTCTTGGCTGATTTCGAAATCCAGTCTGGAATCTGGAATTCACGACGATGCATCGCACGGTACATGTTCGGTAAATTGCTGTCGTCAAAAGGGAGGCTGCCCACGAGAAAAACATATAAAAGAACTCCACACGACCATGCATCCGCCTTTTCCCCGTTGTATCCTTTATGGTAAACCACTTCGGGTGCGGTGTATGCCGGAGTGCCGCAGGCTGTGTAGATCAATCCGTCTCTTTTTTGTTCAGAAAGAGCAGACAGCCCGAAATCCGTGATCTTTAACGCCCCTTTGTGATCCAAAAGGAGATTTTGCGGTTTTATGTCGCGGTGGACGACCTCGTTTTGGTGACAGAAGCGGAGGGCGGAGATCAGTTGTTGAAAGTATCTGCGTGCACTGGACTCAGAAAAGCGGCGACGGCGGCTGAGTTTGGCGAAGAGCTCGCCACCGGGGGCGAGTTCCATGACGAGGTAAATTTTGGATTTGGTAGCCAGCACTTCGTGAAGTTTGAGGATGTTCGGATGGTGGTGGAGGCGGCGCATGGCGGAGACTTCGCGGAGTATCCGGGGTTCCATCGCGGCGTCGACAGTCGCAGCTTTGTCGATGACTTTTATAGCGACTTCTACGGTATTGTCTTCTAGAGATCGGCCTTTGTATACTTTGGCGAAGCTGCCACGGCCGAGGAGAGAACCCAGTTGGTATTTTTCCAGGATGATTGAACTACTGCCACCGCCAGAGCTCGTGGTTCGCCTTATGTTGACGGTGGCGGAACGAGGTTGTGGTGATGGGGGATTTTGGGTGGGCATGGGACCGAGTTGGAGGAAGTGGGGAACTGGGGATACCTGACGGTGTCTGCGGGACGAAAGTGCTTGTTAGTGTCGAGTGACACAGGTTTTATATTGTAAAAGAGTTTTTATAATACtgaacattttattttattttatttattaattaataataataatattattatttaattaatattattattattattattattattattattattattattattattattattattattattattattattattcaatgTCACTATCGACATTACAAATGCGTCCTAATTTTTGCTATTTTATGATTGTTGGCTCAGTGGAAACTAACTATCAATTCTATTTTTTTACtactattatattatatattgaaGATGTCTCGTGACACAGTTCATAAATTTATAAATGTGAAATAAGTCGATTCAATTTATAtttgtattaaaaaataataatttaaatataaaaataataattttcatacATTGAGTTAGAGACACATTTTACAAAATTGAAACTTTTTTAGATTCAAATTTATATCTTTAAACAAATCTCCTAAATGATCTTGTTTTaccatgaatttgaaatttactATTCTCAATTTTTAccatttatttagtttttaatttttggcaaaaacttgtgtgtgacggtctcacgggtcgaatttgtgagacggatctgttatttggttcatccatgaaaaaatattattttttatgctaagagtattactttttattgtgaatatcggtaggatcgatccgtctcacatattaagatccgtgcgacaatctcacatgagactcactcttttttttttgtatgttTAAATATCATTTTGTCGATCATAATGAAACGAGTGATCTtgtcataaatatttaaaatatacactAGTAGAAAAATCAGATTTTACTTCGGCAGACGTTACTTCGGCAATAATAAATTATGAAGTAATACATTACCAGTAACTTCAATAATAACAtaagcgaagtaaaataatatattttacttcggatgtttaaaaacacgggcttcactgtatttttttattatattttacttcggcatatcaatgttgatgaagtaaaaaataaggaaaataagTTCATACCAAAGTAAAAAGATGAATcgataaatttaattaaaaatatgtcCACACAGTACTAATCACTATCTATTCCTCTCCATTTGCTGTCTAGGGTTTTTTCTCCTCCGTGGCTACTCAAATGGCGGATGATGTGCACTATTCGTCAGCCGGTGGGGAATCGAAAACTTATCAAATGGCGGATGATGTGCCCCCATATCTGTTCCCACGCGATTCCCTCTGCACGCGAAGAAGAGATGGGTGAGTCGACGCTGCTTCCGGATCTCGCCACTGAAATCATCATCCCCCTCTGCGCGGTCGTGGGAATCGTCTTCGCCCTCTTCCAATGGCTGCTGGTTTCGAAGGTGAAGCTTTCAGCTGATAAATctagctccggcgacggcaagAATGGGTTCAGCGAATCTCTCATAGTGTGTATGAGTTCCTTCATTTGCGATCTATGTGTTGCGTCTTGCTATGTATGGTCTGACTCGCATTGTTTTTTATTCGATCTGAGTGTCTGTTTGTATTTCAGCTAGATCTGTACAATTTAAGCCATTTAATTGAATTGTGGACGCCACACACGTCATTTTTTGGGTTGAATCGTTTATCGGATGACTCATTTTCGGTCTTTATTCGGAGTTTCGTGGATCAATTAATCTGTTGAATGATCTCGGAGTTCATGCTTTGATTCCATGTGAATTTGTGTAGGCTTGTTTGATTGCTGGTGTTGTATTTAGTTATTGCTGTTTTGGGACTCTTTTAAGCTTAATTTATTTCCTCAAGATTTACCCATTAAATCGTCTGATTTACGATGATAATGGTTCTGCTTTAATTCTTATGCAGATTTAACAATTGTTTTGTCGGAGACGAGTGTGAATCCCTTGTAGGAGATATATTATATCTAGGAATTGAAATGATAGACTTGAGTGACGATGAATTAGttgtattatttttgggagatGCAAATCCTACGAGATGGCCAAAAAGAAGTTGAGGGTGTTGGAGGCTCCTAATGTTCTCACTGTTGCTCTGAAAAGATTTCACGTATCTAGGAACAAAATATGTacttaatttgtttttttaggGGTAAATGGTTGCTTACATCTGTCGTTGTTGCCATTGCAGTCAGGTCCATATGGGAAGCTGAATAAAGTAGTCAAGTTCCCTGAGTTTTGAATTTAGCTCCATATATGAGTGGAACTAGTGACAAATCCCCAATTTATCGGCTTTATGGGGTAGTAGTTCACTTGGATTCTATGAATGCCACATTTTCTGGTCACTATGTGTGTTACCTAAAGAATAATGGGGGAAGGTGGTTCAAAGCTGATGACATGACAGTGAGTTCTTCCTAAAAAGTTCTAAACATTTTTCACTGTATTGCAGCATCTGTTTTCTGGTTGCTCGgttatatatcaatattttatcaaggaattttatatttttccttCTGAGCCCCTGAATTGAGCCAATATGTTAGAATTTAACTGATTTTACTTTGAACAATAAGTTGTGTTAGTGGGCAATTGGCAGGCTTTATGATTTAGTTCCATTTCCCCCTGAGGAACCATCCTTGTTTTCCAACCATTTCCACTACAAAcccatcaaatttaaataaaacgGAAGACTCTTGGCCCTGTGAAGGGTAAGTAAAAATATGGTTCTGAAATCTCGGTACACCTGCGACCTGTTGCTACTAGTGCTTATACTGTGACTCCACCTATGCAATACGGAGAAATCTATTGATATTTAATCCTGCTGTTTATACCATTATTTTAGTTGTTTGCTTCATATGTATATTCTGATGGCTAAAACTAGGCCTGGTTTAGAAAAATATCTGCCTTGGAACTTAAACAACCAAAGAGCTGATTAACTTTCCTGTAGATGATGATGTATCGATTCTGTTTAAATGTATGCGAGAAACATAAATCCCATTGGCAAGAACATAACCCGCTAGACTTTTTAGGTGGATGTGCTCAGAGCAGTTTGACTTTCGTCATTTCCTATTCGACGGAGAGATTTTTTTCTCCAAACTTTCCGTCCTGTTTTGCCTTTCTGCTATATTTTCGTAGTTCTTTATACCATGTGTCTTTTTTAGAGAGTCTTTATATCATGGCTTTGAGACACCGAATTATTTACATTGCAATTATGATTCATGTTTATTATGGTTATAGGTCCAAACAGTGGGACATGAAAAGGTTTTTTCGACAGCTGCATACATGCTTTTTTATGCGAGGTAAGATGTCTAAGACACTAAACATTTGGTTAATCTCTATGTTGCATCGGTCTTCCCCCTAATTGGATCAAATTCCTTGCTAGATGCTCTCCTCGTTTTCCGAAACTGAGAAAGAGTGCAATGCTTTGATCCGTAAAAGGGCCCTTGAACTTGTTTATCTTCTGATAAATGAAAATAACGTGAAGTCTTTGACTAAGGAGCTCGTTGACTATCTAGAAGTATGTGATCCAGAATTTAAGGGAGAGCTCTCCACCAAAATTTGCTCCATTGTTGAGAAGTGAGTTAAATTGATAAAAAATGCTATAAATTTGTTTTCCTTGCATTTGTCACATTTGAGTTTATTAAACGTTTGATGATGTGTTAGGTGCGTTTTATGACATTTTCGTTTGTTTTTAGTTTGATTGGTTTATGacatttttgtttgtttttagttTGATTGGTTGTGTGATTCCTGGGactagtaaaataaatatttataagatTAAAAGCTCGTCGATCAATGCATGAGTGGAGTTGTGCAGGGCGAATGAATTATTCTGGGGATGAAAAATCCATTTTTGTAAGAATTACACATCATGTGGTTGCACATTCACTATCGAGTTCATGgaggattttttttttgaaggaaTTCAAAGTTCCCTTCTACTTGGATTCTGCATAAAATACAGGTTTTCGATATAAATGAATTGTTAGTCTTATCGAATTAATGTAAAGTTTGCCATTTTCAAAGAATGTACTtggtggtatattgatattgctaTTTATGCAAATTAGTATTTGGATTGTTTTTGCATAAACATGGTCATAAACTACAGTTACAATCATAGCTCTGGACTCTGGTAAAATACCTGGCAGAAAAGAGTTTGCTGTTTGATTCCTTCGCGTATGTTATTAAGAAAATGTTTTAGTGGATACAGAAAACTCGTTTGCCTAAAATTAGGTTCAGGCGAGGCACACTGATGAAAACTTTGGGTCATACTCATCATCCCCAGTCTATAGGGGATACTTTTTTCTAGTTATGCTGCGAACTGTCAAGATACTCTTAAACACGTCAGCTTGAATCTTAGAAATATTTACAAACAGTATAAACATTTGGGAAATGTGTCTACAAATTACAATGTTAACTATGTCTATACAGCATTCTGATAAAATCTTGTGCAAAAATGATCCTTGGGTGGAGATCAGATTTTGCTGttttattgttgagataatTGCTTGAGATGAATTGTTGTCAttgtgatatattttatattagtgATAAAAAAAAGGAGAATCTaatgtattttctttttcaaatttcagtttgcacgatgcatcaagaaccaaTATTACACCCAATCTCAATATGACGAGGTCAGAAGTGAATGGAGTGAATTTGTTTACTCCTATGTAGGTGCTTAAATGGATGGTGTATGTTgggataaatattttgtttgtcaTTGTGGATTTTTGGATATACTTTTGGTTTTGTTGATACATTTttgtgttatttgtggattgaTGAATATGTAATTGTGGATTCGTGGATATTCATCATTTTTAGATGgataatttatgaatttaattatattagtgTATTAAGTCATATATTGCGAAGTCTTTCTTTAAcaattacttcatcaaaataaaaaataatgaagtgTAACAGGTAAATTACTTCATTATTTGCAAATTGTGaagtaacataatataaaaCACTTCAACAAATAGGATAAATGTTGaagttataaattatatttacttcAACAAATAGGATAAATTGTGAAGTTGTTTGTGACTATTACTTCACCAAAATACATAACTACGAAGTCTTTCAGATGAATTACTTCGTCACTCAATGTAAATTGTaaagtaaaatattataaactacttcgctaaataataattaagacggagttatatataatatattacttCATTATTTACAATAATCGATGAAGTAAAACACATTTTTTACTTCGGCACCGGTCCAATTCTGGACCGGTAGACTTCAGTATTTTCAATCATACAACTTCGGTTATTATGCGAAGTAAAAAGTacatctattacttcacgtccATATACTTCGGTACTTAACTACCTTATTACTTCATTGAATACGCGAAGTAAAAAgcgatttttctactagtgaTATATATTAACCAACATCGTTTTTCAAATGATCTAAAACcacaaacatgaaacatgcatATCGATTTCTCCGATTTTAAACTATTTAGAAATCTTAATCTTATGAAATCAATTCTTCTAATTTGTTTCCATAAACTTTGACACCCTTCCCATTGTTAAATGAAGATTTCCATTAGACTTACTTTCACTGtcttataattatttattattatgggATCGATTGCATAAGAGGTTGAGCCACAGGTTAATTTCTAGACAATGCTTAAATCTGACATATAATATGGCTGGAAAATTATAACCCAATAAGTAGAGATAGTTGTCCTATGAGTTGTTAGTGCTTGGACTCTTCTTGCTTTAGGTATAAATTAAAACATAAATGTCAAAAAGTACTGCGCCAATTTGTGGTAATTATGCATGCTACGAcaataatttgattttttagaaaaaaattcatatattaAGTCGTTGATCAGAGTCATAATTTTCGAATCATCCCAactaaatatttataaatataaatattcgaaatattaatataatgtgaaatgaatttaaaaattgaTTATCGACTGATATTAATGAGTCAGcaaattgatgttattcttTAATATGAATAGAAATAGCCGTTGAACAATAATGATATACTCCTTAATTGTGGAAATATTCTTTAATTAACTACAATATCCGTTGACCATGTGTTTGGAGCTCCTCCATTCATATCCAGTTATTTATGGTCAAATGGCTTGGCTTTTTCGTGACAAGGAACAACCAATATTGCTCTAGCTGTTTCATGCACACAATGCGGAAACCTTTCTCTCAAAAGTGGTTTGGACCTCGAAATTCAAATGTAGATTAATTCTACAGTTGATAAGGGGGAAAAAAGAAGATGTCGATTAAAATTGCGAAATATTGAAAGTTACAAAATTAATCTTGAACTTTGACAATATAAACGATTAAAATTGCAAATTGACAAACTTAATCGACAAAAAATGTAGTTTTCTCAAAAGTAATACATTAGTCTTTTTTATCAAGGGTTTCTTTAATACATTAGTATGAGATACCTTACCTTATATTGGTAATCATTAGTGTCAGAATCGTATAGATTTGACAAAGCGAAAGGGACGGTTTGGCGTGTCAGAAAAGCAGAATATGAACAATCATCTTGTCATAATTAGTAATTTGGCAGTAAAAACAAAGTCATCATTGACTTTCTTTCTATAAATACTAGGTTTATTTGAACATTAAAAAATTCATTCATTCACATCTATATCTCCCACATCATTTATTCTCTGGAGTAGACACCATATATACAGCATCTCTCTATGTTACATGGCTTTTTTTTCATTCACCTGCTGACTTTAGTATCTGAGTGGCCACGTCGGACATCCCTCTGACGCTCATTCACATTGTTATCTTCGTATTTGCAAGACAACACCAGTTTTTCTCGAGAAAAAAACCTTCAGTTTAAACGCATATCCTGTGCTCTCCATTTCCCGTCATTTTCATAACTCGACTCAATGAAACTACCCACGCAAGTCGCATcaatatatatgattggttttttttttttgtacttgGAAGAAAATGGATTAGAATTATAACTATTAAATCATTATATATTACCGCATTTTTCTCAACTCGAAAGCATTTCAATTGCTGATAAAGGATTCTGATATCTGAAACCATAATATAAGTGGTATATATCTCCTAATAATTTATAGTATCTTTCTATTGATTAAAATGTTGGatttgttttattattttaattttccaTGTTTGGAGGTGaatgaataaaaaaagaaaGCATGCGATTAAAGCCGTTCAATGTTGTGCCACAAAAATAGTGAAAACGTTGtttaaaaaacaaaagggaaAACATATTGATTGATGTGGACTGCCAATTGTACCATAGAGTATTGgattttagaaaataaaaaatatattggaCTGACTTGGGACACATAGGGTCTGTTTGGATACGTCAcgttagttttaaaaaaaatgtgattTTGGGTTGAATTGGAGAATATAAAGTTTATTTACTCACATTTTCAGaatcaatattttatattatagatATAATTTCATGTCAAAATACACTAAATCTATTCAGAACGTGTGTTCGATTTAGAGAGATCAAAATGAGTCAGATTCATCGGATTAACTCGACTTGTCATGGTAGAAAGTAGAAACGCTGGTTGAGTTCATATTTAATAATCCAGTAGAAGTAAGCTAAAATGGCTTAATTTTAGCTTAATATGTTTGGGTTATGGGTTATAAAGAGGGGAGTTGGCCCaccatttattaaaaaaatttgaaaaaataaatttttttcctcCATTATATATAATTGAGGTTACCATTATTTCGGTCCAGTTTTGATTCAAATTATTAACCATTCTTTTTTCAAACATT is a window encoding:
- the LOC140815004 gene encoding CBL-interacting serine/threonine-protein kinase 7-like gives rise to the protein MPTQNPPSPQPRSATVNIRRTTSSGGGSSSIILEKYQLGSLLGRGSFAKVYKGRSLEDNTVEVAIKVIDKAATVDAAMEPRILREVSAMRRLHHHPNILKLHEVLATKSKIYLVMELAPGGELFAKLSRRRRFSESSARRYFQQLISALRFCHQNEVVHRDIKPQNLLLDHKGALKITDFGLSALSEQKRDGLIYTACGTPAYTAPEVVYHKGYNGEKADAWSCGVLLYVFLVGSLPFDDSNLPNMYRAMHRREFQIPDWISKSAKSIIYKLMDPNPKTRLSLDELTNLSWFKKSFSLPNLGSETERNLGPEFLEQKEFKPLSKVNAFHIITMSSGLDLSGIFEAEANRKEMRFTCGMEAGEIEEKVMKIGEELGYRIQRGKAGRIGLVKGRVILTVEIWEVSLELWLVELKLFDGWVEFGDLHWEELKLGLNDIVVSWHNGVS